In one Parvibaculum sp. genomic region, the following are encoded:
- a CDS encoding site-2 protease family protein — protein MFGAQIRLFRLAGFNVNLDVSWIFIALLISWTLATGYFPTFYPDLDAATYWSMGIVGAMGLFLSIVLHELSHSIVARRFDIPISGITLFIFGGVAQLEKEPPTPRAEFMMAIAGPIASYVLAGGFYLIGAAALAAGLPETVSGVARYLALINLILATFNMVPAFPLDGGRVYRAWLWGRTGDMNEATRRASRVGQAFGLGLIALGVFSLFSGNLIAGIWWGLIGLFLNTASRASYTQLQTHQLLKAEPVSRFMTANPLTVPAGITLRKLVDDHIYGSFHETFPVMEGDRLVGSIGVADLRDIARDNWERLQVREVMHPVSSLNSIHTTESGEAALKLMRESGNARLLVLRDGKLAGIVALRDIMRLIRLKEELGPRAGGIAGKGL, from the coding sequence ATGTTCGGAGCGCAGATCAGGCTTTTCCGCCTTGCGGGATTCAATGTGAATCTCGATGTGAGCTGGATATTCATCGCCTTGCTGATCTCGTGGACGCTGGCGACCGGCTATTTCCCCACCTTCTATCCGGACCTCGATGCCGCGACCTACTGGTCGATGGGCATTGTCGGCGCGATGGGGCTTTTTCTCTCGATCGTCCTGCACGAGCTGTCGCATTCCATCGTCGCCCGGCGCTTCGACATTCCGATCTCGGGCATCACGCTCTTCATTTTCGGCGGCGTCGCGCAACTCGAAAAGGAACCGCCGACGCCGCGCGCCGAATTCATGATGGCGATCGCCGGACCGATTGCGAGCTATGTGCTGGCCGGCGGCTTTTATCTCATCGGTGCGGCGGCGCTCGCCGCCGGTCTGCCTGAAACCGTTTCCGGTGTCGCGCGCTATCTGGCCCTGATCAACCTGATCCTCGCGACCTTCAACATGGTGCCGGCCTTTCCGCTCGACGGCGGCCGCGTCTATCGCGCCTGGCTCTGGGGCCGCACCGGCGACATGAACGAGGCGACGCGGCGCGCCTCGCGCGTCGGCCAGGCCTTCGGCCTCGGCCTGATCGCGCTTGGCGTTTTCAGCCTCTTTTCGGGCAACCTGATCGCCGGCATCTGGTGGGGACTGATCGGTCTTTTTCTTAACACCGCCTCGCGCGCCTCCTATACGCAGTTGCAGACCCATCAACTGCTGAAGGCCGAGCCCGTGTCGCGCTTCATGACGGCAAACCCGCTGACCGTTCCGGCCGGCATCACGCTGCGAAAACTCGTCGACGATCACATCTACGGCTCATTCCACGAGACATTCCCCGTGATGGAGGGCGACAGGCTGGTCGGTTCGATCGGCGTCGCCGACTTGCGCGACATCGCGCGCGACAATTGGGAGCGCCTGCAGGTGCGCGAGGTCATGCACCCGGTCTCATCCCTCAACAGCATCCACACAACCGAAAGCGGCGAGGCGGCACTCAAGCTGATGCGCGAAAGCGGAAATGCGCGGCTGCTGGTCCTGCGGGACGGTAAACTCGCCGGCATCGTCGCCCTGCGCGACATCATGCGGCTGATCCGGCTGAAGGAAGAGCTGGGTCCGCGCGCTGGCGGGATCGCGGGCAAAGGCCTATAA
- a CDS encoding D-sedoheptulose 7-phosphate isomerase has product MGTSEIFHATFDEHLKVAHETAKLLEKDFSSLAAACAEAVAGGGKLIFFGNGGSAADAQHIAAELSVRFVKDRPAIAALALTTDTSVLTAAANDMGYAHVFERQVEALGRRGDLAIGISTSGKSPNVVLALAAARKQGLVTAALTGAEPNAMKDVADHLICVPSKTTARIQEMHIVIGHMLCAGIEKHLGYV; this is encoded by the coding sequence TTGGGTACGAGCGAGATTTTTCACGCCACTTTCGACGAACACCTGAAAGTCGCGCATGAAACGGCAAAGCTGCTGGAGAAGGATTTTTCCAGCCTCGCCGCCGCATGCGCCGAAGCCGTGGCGGGCGGCGGCAAGCTGATTTTCTTCGGCAATGGCGGCAGCGCCGCCGATGCCCAGCACATCGCCGCCGAACTTTCGGTGCGTTTCGTCAAGGACCGCCCGGCAATCGCCGCTTTGGCCCTAACCACCGACACCTCGGTGCTGACGGCGGCCGCCAACGACATGGGCTACGCGCATGTGTTCGAGCGGCAGGTGGAAGCGCTCGGGCGGCGCGGCGACCTTGCCATCGGCATTTCAACATCCGGCAAAAGCCCCAACGTGGTGCTGGCGCTGGCGGCCGCGCGAAAACAGGGCCTCGTCACCGCCGCCCTCACCGGCGCCGAACCGAACGCGATGAAGGATGTCGCCGATCACCTGATCTGTGTGCCGTCGAAAACGACCGCACGCATTCAGGAAATGCACATCGTCATCGGTCACATGCTCTGCGCCGGCATCGAGAAGCATCTCGGCTACGTCTGA